DNA sequence from the Candidatus Saccharibacteria bacterium oral taxon 488 genome:
GGATGAGGCTGGCTAGGTCTTTTCCGACGTAGCGGAAGTGCCAAGCTTCGCTCGCGATACCGGTTATTTTTTCCTTGCCCTTCGGATAGCGCAGAATAAAACCGTATTCGTGGGCGTGGGTGGCGAGCCAGCTGGCGGTTTTTGGATCAAGTGCGCAGTCGCTAAAGCGGGCCTTGCATTTCTCAGAAAAGCTGGTTAAGTCAACCGCTAGGCCGAGCTGATGCTCGCTGTGGCCGGGTTTGGCGACGTATTCATCGGTGTGGGCGGCACCGTTTTTGGCGGTGGTTTCAGTGCGGACTTTGGCTTGGGCGGTGCCGGAGCGGTAGGCGCTAGAGACGAGGACCGGTAGCTTGGCCTCAGCCGTGGCTTGGCGCAGTTGCTCCAGTGGCTCTTTGACCATCGGCTGCACGCGCTTATCCTCTATCCAGCTCGGCGTACCATCAGTAATATCAGTCAGCGGTGGCTCAAAGGCTGGGTCGATGCCCTGCTTGCCCGAAACGTACGACCAGATTTTCCCAGTTTGTAAATATTTCCACGACGGAAAGGTCAAGTCGCGATTGGTCCGGTCGAGACGGATGGTGATCGGCTGGAAATTATACAGCGGCGAATGAGCGACCGACTCTGAGGTTCGATTGACGAGCTGCGTGCCGCCATTGATCATCAGTAGTGTCAGTGTCGTCCAGGCCGCCAAAACCATGGCCACGACTGCGCGCCCCACCCCGTGCTTCATTTATTGTGTTCCTCGCTGCTTGAGTTTGGTCATTGCCTTTTCAATATACGACCAAGCCTCCTCCATCGTCAAGCCCGACTGGTGCAGCGCACCCGCTAGCTCCCGCCCGACGTAGCGAAAATGCCATGGCTCGTATTGATAGCCGGTGATCGATTCCTTACCCTTCGGATAGCGCAGAATAAAGCCGTATTCATGAGCGTGGGCGGCCAGCCATTTGCCGGCGGCGGTTCCTTCAAAACAATTATCCACCCAGCAGGTTTGATCGGCGCCAGCGAAGTCAACCGCCAGGCCTGATTGATGCTCGCTGTGTCCGGGGCGCGAGCTAAAGCGGCTGGCTGCAGCCTCGCCGTGTCGGCGGGCGTAGCTGGCAAAGAGTGAGGCTTGGGTGGCGTAGCTGCGGTAGCCTGAGCCGACGCGGAGCGTGACGCCAGCGGCGCGGGCAGCGGCGACTAACTTCTCGAGATCAGGCATGAGGACGGCGCGGAGTGAGCGCTCGTCTTGGCCGCGGCCGGGTAATGTCGGTACGCTAACGATGCGGAGGTCGCTTGGCTGATAGCGAGGATTGGCAAAGGCCCGGGATTTGTTGGCGATTTTCCAGAGATCAGCGTCATCAGCGTTGTTGACAATGCGGGCGGGGATCGGTGTAGCGCGCGGTAGAGCGATGATAATTGGTGCGGCTGGCGCTGGGGGCTTCGGGCTGTCGGGAGTTTTTTCCTTGGGTGTTGGTACGGGATCGGGCTGCTTTGTGTTAATTGGCTGCTGAGCGGTGGTACGTGGCGGGTTGAAATGACGGAGAGCGAAATACGTCACCACAGCGCTCCCGGCGATGACTAGTACGGCGCTGAGACTGATGAATAATGTGCGTTTCCCTGAGCGTTTGGTAATTTTCATATCGTAACCTCAATGCTTACCGGGCAGTGATCGCTGCCCATTTGTTCGGCGTGAATCTGTGGGTTGGTGACGCGCCCGGCGATTTCACGCGATGCCAGCCAATAGTCAATCCGCCAGCCGACGTTGCGCGCCCGGGCGTTGGCCCAGTGCGTCCACCAGGTGTAGGCGTCGGTTTTTTCGGGAAACGCCGCCCGGAAGATGTCGATAAATCCAGCGTCCAGATAATTCTGAAAACCCTCGCGCTCCTCGTCAGTGAAACCGTGCCTGCCGACATTGGGCTTAGGGTTCGCTAGGTCAATTTCTTGATGCGCCACGTTCATATCGCCGCAGTATAGTACTGGCTTGACGAGCTCCAACTCCTCCAGATACGCCAGCACCGCTGGATCCCACTGCTCATGGCGTAATTTCAGCCGGCTCAAATCCCCCTTTGAATTTGGCGTATAGCAGGTCACCACCCAAAAATCGTCGAACTCGGCAGTGATGATGCGCCCCTCGTCCGCTGGATTGCCATATTGATCGCCGGTCAAATTAAACCGCTCGATGATAGCCGGCGGCAACCCATCGCGCCAGTGCAGCGGCCGGATTTTCGACAAAATCGCCGTGCCGGAATAACCTTTTTTGGCGGCTGAATAGAAATGTTCGTGATACTCTGGCAGATTAATTTCTACCTGGTCGCGGGCGGCCTTGGTCTCTTGGAGGCATACAATATCCGGATCATAGGTTTGCAGGAAGCGGGCAAACTCGCCCTTGTTGATGACAGCGCGGATACCATTGACGTTCCAGGAAAATAATCGCATTCTTGTATTATACAACGAATTATCATGGTATAATTGCTAAATATGACTAAAAAGACATCCCGAATCGTGGTCAATATGATTTCGGAAAGTGAGTTTACGGTCCAAGGACATGGTGTACATACAGCTTATAAGGAGATTACTGGTGCCTTGGAAAAACAGCCTGCTATTGATATTGCCATTAACACTAATCGATCGGCAGATATAGTTCATGTCCAGACAGTGGGTATGTATGCATTGGGACGGTTACTGCGCAAAAACGGTAAAAAAATTGTTTCAGCACACTTGGTACCAGATAGTTTCATTGGATCATTGAGGGCGGCCAGATACTGGAAGCCAGTTGGTAAATTGTGGCTAAAGTTCTTCTACAGCCGGGCCGACCTTGTGTTGGCCTGTTCCAAGATGGTACATGATGAGCTGGTTCATGACATGAAATTGTCTAACGTCAAAGTGTTATATAATACAGTTGACATGGCGCGATATCGGGTTACTGCTGATGATCGCCGTGTTGCGCGTCAAGCGTTACATTTGACAGAACGTGATTTCGTCGTCATCGGTAATGGCCAAGTGCAGCCTCGCAAACGACTTGATACCTTTATATCAATCGCTCGTGCAATGCCGGATGTTACGTTTTATTGGATTGGCGGTATTCCATTTAAACATCTTGGGGCTAAATACGAGTCAATGCAAAAACTTATTAATTCAGTTCCTCCTAACCTTACGGTAACCGGTGTTATACCGCTCGAAGATGTGCGCCAGTATTATATGGCAGCTGATGTGTTTGTATTGCCGGCTACTCAGGAAAATCATCCTGTGTGTGTACTGGAGGCAGCTGGTGCTGGATTGCCGATAGTATTGCGTGATATTCCGCAGTATGACGATACATTTCGTGGCTCGGCAGTTATGGCGGGTACTGATGAGCAATTTATTCAATTAGTGACCCGTCTCAGAACAGATGCGTCTTTTCGCCAGTCAGCAATTCATGGTGCTAAAAAAATTGCTGAACGATTTGATAGCGGTGCTGGCGCCAAGCGCTTAGTCGCGATGTATCAAGAGTTGCTAAAAGAAGATGAGGAATGCGCGTAGGCTTATTCACCGATACCTATCGACCGTCGATTAACGGCATCGTTTTTGTGGTCGAATCGCTCAAGCGTGAGCTCGAGGCGCTGGGCCACGAAGTCTACGTATTCTGCCCCGCCAAGTCGATGAATCCCGCCAAACAAGCCGAGCTGCTCAACGAAGATCCGGATTCGCACATCGTTCGCTTTCCATCAATCAAGGGTGCGTTTTTTGATGATTACGATACGTCGGTGTTCTTCCCGCCGGCAGTGCAGCGCCGCATCAAAGAGCTGGAGCTGGACATCGTGCACATCTTTACGCCGTCGCAAATTGGGCTGGTTGGCGTCAGTGCGGCGCACAAGCAGCAGATCCCCCTCGTCATCCAGCACTGCACCGATATGTACGAATTTGCCGAGCATTATCCGGCGGTACTGCCGGGGATTTTGACACTGGCTGGCGTGGTGCTACCACTGTCGATTAAGCTAAGGGGCCGTGATTTATTTGAACTGGTCAAGCTGTACCGGCCGCGTGGTATCACCAAATGGAACCGGGCCATCATCGAGTGCGTCATCACTATTCTCTACAGCAAAGCCGACGCCGTCATCGCCCTCAGTCGCAAAAGTGTCGCTCAGCTCAGTGGCTGGCAGGACGATGATCATCTGTATGATTTGACATTGCTGCCAAATGGTGTCAATGCCCTGCCGCGACCGTCGGCGGCTCAGCTCAAGGCCTTTCGGGCGCAGTGGGGTCTCCGGGCATCTGATGAAGTATTTGGTTTTATTGGGCGGCTGGGTGAAGAGAAAAACTTACCGATTTTGATCAAGGCCTTTGACAAGTACGTCGCCAAGGCTCGCCCTAAATCCAAATTGCTGTTCGTTGGCGATTTCGAGTACCGCAAAAAACTTGAGGCGATGGCGGCCGAGAGTAAGTACGCTGATCGGATTATCTTTACCGGCGCTTTGCCGCGCGAGGAATTAGGCGTGGCTTACCAGGCGCTGGATGTGTTTTGCTTCCCGTCACTCAAGGATACGCAAGGCTGGGTATTACACGAAGCGGCGCACGCTCGTAAGCCAATTATCATCATTGACACGCAAGTATCAGAGGTAGTGCGTGACGGCGTGAACGGTATCTTCGTAAAAAATCGGCCCAAGAGCATGGCGGATGCCATCATTACGCTGCTCCGTTCACCGGCCCGTCGAGCGAGGTTTGGCGCTGAGAGCAAAAGATTAGCGGTCACGTTCACCGAGCGCCGCCAAGTCCGCAAATTAGAGAAATTATATCGCCGGGTTATCGCCCAGAAAGCTGCCGCCGCGTCTCGCGATCTTGATCGCGCCGCTTGATGGTCTCGCGCTTGTCATAGGTTTTTTTGCCTTTGGCGAGGGCGATGACCACCTTAATGAACTTGCCGTTAGTCAATAATTTGGTCGGCACAATGGTCATGCCCTGCTTTTTTGCCTCAGTAAAGCGCGTTAATTGGCGTTTGCTGACTAATAATTTTCGCGCTGAAGTGTCAACGCTGCGGGCGTTGGCTTGGCCGCGAACATTGAGCCGCAGTGAAAAACTAGCATTATTTAGCCACAACTCACCGCCGCGCAGACTAACGAATGCGCCCTTGAGCTGCACGTGCCCTTCCCTGGCAGCGCGCACTTCCATGCCCGTCAGCACCAGCCCGGCCACAACCTCCTCGCCCAACTCATAGTCAAATCGCGCTCGGCGATTTACGACGGCGTGAGTGGATGGTTTTTTGGTCTTGGTGGGCTTGGTCACTTGATTATTGTAGCATGTAGGATGGAGCCTTAGCTAGAAGAGGGTTGGTCTGTCTGGGCCGCGTCCTGTACCATCTGGATCGTACCGAAGCGGGACATCTGCCTGATCAAGCCTCACTAGTGCAGTACCTCTTCTTCATCCGCAATCATCATATCCACTCGTATTTCGTCTATGACGGCTGCAAGCTCCTCTAGGGCTACTTGCTTTTGCGACACCTCTAATTCATCATCACTGTATATGATATTGATACGGGTTAGGAGCTCCTTGTATAGCTGATCAAGCAGCCCTGACTTGTCTAAGTCAAAGAGAGCTTGAATCCCTGCCATGTCTACTGACGCTTCTTCCTCTAAGCGACACCTCTCTTTTGTATCACCCCGCAGCTCAGCTAGCTTGCTGCTGAGGATTTTTTGGGTAATTTCAATGACAGTCTCTGCGTCAACGGGACGTGGCATCTCCTTTTCGGAGTTTAGAATTTGCTGCCTAATCAGGTTGAGCTCGTCTGGAGCAGCAGCTGTTTCAATTTTGTATTCCAGCCTGGCTAAGACGTCGTATTTCGCTGCGTTTGGCGCGAGTCCATAGCTGAGGATTTTGCTGAGTACGCCCTGAAGCTTCCCGAGTATC
Encoded proteins:
- a CDS encoding D-alanyl-D-alanine carboxypeptidase family protein, with protein sequence MKITKRSGKRTLFISLSAVLVIAGSAVVTYFALRHFNPPRTTAQQPINTKQPDPVPTPKEKTPDSPKPPAPAAPIIIALPRATPIPARIVNNADDADLWKIANKSRAFANPRYQPSDLRIVSVPTLPGRGQDERSLRAVLMPDLEKLVAAARAAGVTLRVGSGYRSYATQASLFASYARRHGEAAASRFSSRPGHSEHQSGLAVDFAGADQTCWVDNCFEGTAAGKWLAAHAHEYGFILRYPKGKESITGYQYEPWHFRYVGRELAGALHQSGLTMEEAWSYIEKAMTKLKQRGTQ
- the xth gene encoding exodeoxyribonuclease III, which encodes MRLFSWNVNGIRAVINKGEFARFLQTYDPDIVCLQETKAARDQVEINLPEYHEHFYSAAKKGYSGTAILSKIRPLHWRDGLPPAIIERFNLTGDQYGNPADEGRIITAEFDDFWVVTCYTPNSKGDLSRLKLRHEQWDPAVLAYLEELELVKPVLYCGDMNVAHQEIDLANPKPNVGRHGFTDEEREGFQNYLDAGFIDIFRAAFPEKTDAYTWWTHWANARARNVGWRIDYWLASREIAGRVTNPQIHAEQMGSDHCPVSIEVTI
- a CDS encoding glycosyltransferase — encoded protein: MTKKTSRIVVNMISESEFTVQGHGVHTAYKEITGALEKQPAIDIAINTNRSADIVHVQTVGMYALGRLLRKNGKKIVSAHLVPDSFIGSLRAARYWKPVGKLWLKFFYSRADLVLACSKMVHDELVHDMKLSNVKVLYNTVDMARYRVTADDRRVARQALHLTERDFVVIGNGQVQPRKRLDTFISIARAMPDVTFYWIGGIPFKHLGAKYESMQKLINSVPPNLTVTGVIPLEDVRQYYMAADVFVLPATQENHPVCVLEAAGAGLPIVLRDIPQYDDTFRGSAVMAGTDEQFIQLVTRLRTDASFRQSAIHGAKKIAERFDSGAGAKRLVAMYQELLKEDEECA
- a CDS encoding glycosyltransferase, translated to MRVGLFTDTYRPSINGIVFVVESLKRELEALGHEVYVFCPAKSMNPAKQAELLNEDPDSHIVRFPSIKGAFFDDYDTSVFFPPAVQRRIKELELDIVHIFTPSQIGLVGVSAAHKQQIPLVIQHCTDMYEFAEHYPAVLPGILTLAGVVLPLSIKLRGRDLFELVKLYRPRGITKWNRAIIECVITILYSKADAVIALSRKSVAQLSGWQDDDHLYDLTLLPNGVNALPRPSAAQLKAFRAQWGLRASDEVFGFIGRLGEEKNLPILIKAFDKYVAKARPKSKLLFVGDFEYRKKLEAMAAESKYADRIIFTGALPREELGVAYQALDVFCFPSLKDTQGWVLHEAAHARKPIIIIDTQVSEVVRDGVNGIFVKNRPKSMADAIITLLRSPARRARFGAESKRLAVTFTERRQVRKLEKLYRRVIAQKAAAASRDLDRAA
- the smpB gene encoding SsrA-binding protein SmpB — encoded protein: MTKPTKTKKPSTHAVVNRRARFDYELGEEVVAGLVLTGMEVRAAREGHVQLKGAFVSLRGGELWLNNASFSLRLNVRGQANARSVDTSARKLLVSKRQLTRFTEAKKQGMTIVPTKLLTNGKFIKVVIALAKGKKTYDKRETIKRRDQDRETRRQLSGR